The following are encoded in a window of Pseudomonadota bacterium genomic DNA:
- a CDS encoding ribulose-phosphate 3-epimerase — translation DIITVHQEASVHLHRTLRAIRAAGKKAGVSLNPATSEDSIRYVLDDADLILVMSVNPGFGGQRFIPSVLPKIAALRTTIDSRRGGAHLEVDGGIGPDTAPEVIAAGADVLVAGSAIFGARDYASAIRALRVTPER, via the coding sequence GGACATCATCACCGTGCACCAGGAAGCCAGCGTGCACCTGCATCGCACCTTGCGGGCGATTAGGGCTGCGGGGAAGAAGGCCGGCGTCTCACTCAACCCGGCCACCTCGGAGGACAGCATCCGCTACGTCCTGGACGACGCAGATCTGATCCTGGTCATGAGCGTGAACCCTGGCTTCGGGGGGCAGCGCTTCATCCCTTCCGTGCTGCCGAAGATCGCGGCGCTTCGCACCACGATCGATAGCAGGCGCGGCGGCGCTCACCTCGAAGTCGACGGAGGCATAGGCCCCGACACGGCGCCTGAGGTGATCGCGGCCGGGGCGGACGTGCTGGTGGCCGGCAGCGCCATCTTCGGCGCGCGCGACTACGCCTCGGCGATCCGCGCTCTGCGGGTCACGCCGGAGCGATGA
- the dapF gene encoding diaminopimelate epimerase, translating to MRILEPQDPDGLPSERSRLPFAKYEGLGNDFVIVDAADLPGPMSPHRARRLCNRHRGVGADGVLVVARRDGAATMRVFNSDGSVPEVCGNGIRCVSLHLYRRHGFRGEFDIDTDAGPHRCRLLDACDDAARVEVQMRSALLRVTWVRPPQDPKHTAERPAERNAPELAPVLDHVFFVGGTSVRLSAISLGNPHVVTFDAPEHHLASLAPLISEHARFAHAVNVGFASPPRAGRMKLRVWERGVGFTQACGSGACAAAVAAVETGRARRGDALLVELPGGTLEICVRAPSDRIRMTGPARHVFDGSLIAPA from the coding sequence GTGCGCATTCTTGAGCCGCAGGACCCTGATGGGCTTCCGTCAGAGCGTAGCAGGCTGCCTTTTGCCAAGTATGAGGGGCTGGGCAACGACTTCGTGATCGTGGACGCTGCGGATTTGCCTGGCCCGATGAGCCCCCATCGGGCCCGGCGCCTGTGCAACAGGCACCGGGGGGTCGGCGCCGATGGCGTGCTGGTGGTGGCCAGGCGGGACGGGGCCGCGACCATGCGTGTGTTCAACAGCGACGGTTCGGTTCCGGAAGTATGCGGCAATGGCATTCGCTGCGTGTCGCTGCACCTGTACCGGCGTCATGGCTTCCGTGGCGAGTTCGACATCGATACGGATGCAGGCCCGCATCGCTGCCGCCTGCTCGACGCATGCGACGACGCGGCTCGGGTAGAAGTGCAGATGCGCTCGGCCTTGCTGCGCGTTACGTGGGTAAGACCACCGCAAGACCCCAAACACACGGCCGAACGCCCTGCGGAACGGAACGCGCCAGAGCTCGCCCCCGTGCTCGATCACGTGTTTTTCGTCGGCGGCACGAGCGTGCGGCTCAGTGCTATCTCGCTGGGCAACCCCCACGTGGTCACCTTCGATGCGCCTGAGCACCATCTAGCCAGCCTGGCGCCGCTCATATCGGAACACGCGCGTTTCGCCCATGCAGTGAACGTGGGATTCGCCAGCCCGCCGAGGGCAGGACGCATGAAGCTGCGCGTTTGGGAGCGGGGGGTGGGTTTCACTCAAGCCTGCGGAAGCGGCGCGTGTGCGGCCGCCGTTGCGGCCGTCGAAACCGGACGCGCGCGCCGCGGGGACGCTCTGCTGGTCGAGCTTCCCGGGGGCACGCTCGAAATCTGCGTGCGGGCGCCGAGCGACAGGATCCGGATGACGGGGCCCGCACGACACGTGTTCGACGGCAGCCTCATCGCTCCGGCGTGA